The proteins below are encoded in one region of Haloarcula marismortui ATCC 43049:
- a CDS encoding carbohydrate ABC transporter permease, whose product MLGSLLTALTAAAEPSRSAGRTTSERIRRFETEQLTLHVLAATIVFLIILPVLIAALVSTKRAGIVTSIGDLAPGGHALSNYRRALIGLEFWRFMLNSFLMSVAVVVGKLVVSLLAALVIVYYRFPYKNAVFLFILFTLLLPVPVRFVPLYRLTTELGMSNTFFAITVPYLASATTVFILRQHFLSIPASLVETAKVDGVGPLRFLWSVLVPMSRAVLVGVSVIMFVYTWNQYLWPLVIINAESLQVAQVGLSLLRGQASTGEVAWSMVMTGSMLTLLPPLALLVLFRRQLLETFTIQQK is encoded by the coding sequence ATGCTCGGCTCACTCCTTACTGCGTTGACCGCCGCTGCTGAGCCCTCCCGGTCTGCGGGACGAACTACCAGTGAACGCATTCGGCGATTCGAGACGGAGCAGCTCACGCTGCACGTGCTTGCAGCGACAATCGTGTTCCTGATCATACTGCCAGTGTTGATCGCGGCACTCGTCTCCACGAAGCGGGCGGGTATCGTTACGTCTATCGGCGATCTGGCTCCCGGCGGCCACGCGCTGTCGAACTACCGGCGTGCGCTCATTGGCCTCGAATTCTGGCGATTTATGCTCAATTCGTTCCTGATGTCTGTTGCCGTCGTCGTCGGGAAACTGGTCGTGTCGCTGCTGGCCGCGCTGGTGATCGTCTACTACAGGTTCCCGTACAAGAACGCCGTGTTCCTGTTTATCCTCTTTACTCTCTTGCTCCCGGTCCCGGTCAGGTTTGTGCCGCTGTATCGCCTGACGACAGAGCTCGGCATGAGTAACACCTTCTTCGCGATCACGGTCCCGTATCTGGCCAGCGCGACGACCGTGTTCATCCTGCGCCAGCACTTCTTGTCGATTCCAGCCTCGCTCGTTGAGACGGCAAAGGTCGACGGTGTCGGGCCGCTGCGGTTTCTGTGGTCGGTACTGGTTCCGATGTCCCGCGCCGTTCTCGTGGGCGTGTCGGTGATCATGTTCGTCTACACGTGGAACCAGTACCTCTGGCCGCTGGTGATCATCAACGCTGAAAGCCTGCAGGTCGCACAGGTCGGGCTGAGTCTGCTTCGCGGCCAGGCCAGCACCGGTGAAGTGGCCTGGTCCATGGTGATGACCGGGTCGATGCTGACCCTGTTGCCACCGCTGGCGCTGCTAGTGCTGTTCCGACGACAGCTGCTGGAGACGTTCACGATTCAACAAAAATGA
- a CDS encoding ABC transporter ATP-binding protein translates to MTDVTLQDVRKEFDGVVAVKNIDLQIPDGAFVTVVGPSGCGKSTTLRLIAGLEQATDGTIQMGNQDVTGVEPKDRDVAMVFQNYALYPHMTARRNITFGMKSAGDFSDEEIDRQVAEAAAVLDIEDLLDRTPGELSGGERQRVALGRALVRDPEVFLMDEPLSNLDAKLRIKMRAELAKLHSEFGTTTIYVTHDQTEAMTLGDRVVVMNDGRIQQVDSPQRLYDYPETRFVAEFIGDPAMNMLSVDIIHDGSEYEAVGPTFRVPLPEGDGLETAAGGQALLGIRPESLSLADSADRSSFTAEITVTEPLGDSLLLECRTGDQAFKLHAEPRTAVEPGDQVALTLDAERLHLFDPQTGEAIYHAAAAQSLEQAGTVDCTI, encoded by the coding sequence ATGACTGACGTAACCTTACAGGACGTACGAAAGGAATTCGATGGTGTCGTCGCCGTGAAAAATATCGACCTCCAGATCCCGGACGGAGCGTTCGTGACCGTGGTCGGGCCGAGTGGCTGTGGCAAAAGCACCACGCTCCGGCTGATCGCCGGGCTAGAGCAGGCCACTGACGGCACGATTCAGATGGGCAATCAGGATGTCACCGGGGTTGAACCGAAAGACAGGGACGTTGCGATGGTGTTCCAGAACTACGCGCTGTACCCTCACATGACCGCGCGCCGGAACATCACGTTCGGGATGAAGTCCGCCGGCGACTTCAGTGACGAGGAAATCGACCGCCAAGTGGCGGAAGCCGCAGCGGTGCTTGACATCGAGGACCTCCTCGACCGGACGCCCGGTGAGTTATCCGGCGGCGAACGACAGCGAGTCGCACTCGGTCGGGCACTGGTCCGGGACCCAGAGGTGTTCCTCATGGACGAGCCGCTGTCGAACCTTGATGCCAAACTCCGCATCAAAATGCGGGCTGAGCTGGCGAAACTCCACAGCGAATTTGGCACCACCACTATCTACGTTACTCACGACCAGACAGAAGCGATGACGCTTGGTGATCGGGTGGTCGTGATGAACGACGGCCGCATCCAGCAGGTCGACAGTCCACAGCGGCTGTATGACTATCCAGAGACCCGGTTTGTCGCGGAGTTCATCGGCGACCCCGCGATGAATATGCTCTCTGTGGATATCATCCATGACGGAAGCGAATACGAGGCCGTCGGTCCGACGTTTCGCGTACCGCTACCCGAGGGTGACGGACTGGAAACAGCAGCCGGAGGACAGGCACTGCTGGGCATTCGGCCCGAGAGCCTGTCGTTAGCTGATTCGGCCGACCGAAGTTCGTTTACCGCTGAGATAACGGTTACCGAACCGCTCGGTGATAGCCTCTTGCTGGAGTGTCGGACTGGCGATCAGGCGTTCAAGCTGCACGCAGAGCCTCGAACCGCCGTCGAGCCGGGAGACCAAGTCGCGTTGACGCTTGATGCTGAGCGACTCCACCTGTTCGATCCACAGACGGGCGAAGCCATCTATCATGCAGCGGCGGCACAATCACTCGAACAAGCCGGCACTGTCGATTGTACCATCTGA
- a CDS encoding glycerophosphodiester phosphodiesterase yields the protein MLKSTSAAALGSIVGTGAARENDHDSTEPPIATTPILAAHRGYRGLYPQNTIAAVQQAAYGGRRSQGYDTDMMECDLVPAGGKPWKGEDFEIVVFHDDKLDNLTDESGYVWENNVETVLNAEIRDSGQTIPRLDEFVEATPDSIPLNIEWKAAGVSPDDDASASAVETWDPFTEQALDVLSTHENDFIVQSFQKAALQSVQNSDPDIPIAYLLWDSIEEGLAVVRDLDAEYIQPPYNMIMNTPFFNEDYYLEDPGFAEIDLVETAHEEGRKVIPYTITTWHQAEKLVEAGVDGIIADYPGVLD from the coding sequence GTGCTGAAGAGTACGTCTGCCGCCGCTCTGGGGTCCATCGTTGGAACTGGGGCTGCCAGGGAAAACGACCACGACAGTACCGAGCCGCCTATCGCTACCACACCGATTCTGGCTGCACACCGCGGCTACCGCGGTCTGTATCCTCAAAACACCATTGCTGCCGTCCAACAGGCAGCGTACGGTGGGCGTCGCAGTCAGGGGTACGACACCGACATGATGGAGTGTGACCTCGTTCCTGCGGGCGGTAAGCCCTGGAAGGGCGAAGACTTCGAAATCGTCGTTTTCCACGACGATAAGCTGGATAACCTGACAGATGAATCCGGATACGTCTGGGAGAACAATGTAGAGACTGTGCTGAACGCCGAAATCCGTGACAGCGGTCAGACGATACCCCGATTAGACGAGTTCGTCGAAGCCACTCCGGATAGCATCCCGCTCAACATTGAGTGGAAAGCTGCAGGTGTCTCGCCCGATGATGACGCGTCAGCATCCGCTGTCGAGACCTGGGACCCGTTTACCGAACAGGCACTTGATGTCCTCTCCACTCACGAGAACGACTTTATTGTCCAGTCGTTCCAAAAGGCTGCGCTGCAGTCTGTCCAAAACTCAGACCCCGATATTCCGATAGCGTACTTGCTCTGGGATTCAATCGAAGAGGGCCTTGCTGTTGTCCGTGACCTGGACGCAGAGTACATCCAGCCGCCGTACAACATGATTATGAACACCCCCTTCTTCAACGAGGATTATTACCTCGAAGACCCAGGTTTCGCTGAGATCGATCTGGTCGAGACCGCTCACGAGGAAGGTCGGAAAGTAATCCCGTACACGATAACGACATGGCATCAGGCGGAGAAACTGGTCGAGGCCGGTGTTGATGGCATCATCGCTGACTACCCCGGCGTGCTCGACTGA